The sequence AGGAGCACTTCACGTGGGGAGCAGCAGCGGGTTCAGCCACCCAGCACCGAGAGTGAGTACAAAACACTCAAAATAAGCGACCTCGGCACCCAGCTGAGCGATGAAGACATAGAGGATGGACTGTTTCATGAATTTAAGAAGTTCGGAGATGTGAGCGTCAAGATCAGCCGCAGCAACGACGAGCGGATAGCCTTCGTGAATTTCAGAAAGCCTGAGGACGCCAGAGCTGCGAAGCACGCCAGGGGACGACTGGTGCTGTACGACCGGCCCCTGAAAATCGAAACAGTGTACATTAACAGGAGGAGAAGCCGCTCCCCCGTCGAGAGAGACGTGTATGGTGCAGCTCAAAGCCACAGACATTTGCAGAGACCCCTCTCACCTACCGGGCTTGGATACAGAGACTATCGGCTACAGCAGCTGGCCCTGGGGAGGCTCCCTCCTCCCCCGCCGCCCCCTTTGCCCAGAGAGCTGGAGCGGGACAGGGAGTTTGCTCTGTTTGAAGCCAGGGCACGTCCAGCCTTCATTGCAGAGCGAGCTGCTTTTCGTGAGGAGGATTTTATATCTCCAGAAGATGACCAAAGAGCCAACAGGACGTTGTTTTTAGGCAACCTGGACATAACTGTTACCGAGGCAGACCTGAGGAGAGCATTTGACAGGTTTGGTGTCATAACGGAAGTGGACATTAAGAGACCCACACGGGGACAAACCAGCACATATGGATTTCTGAAATTTGAGAACCTTGACATGGCTCACCGTGCTAAGCTTAGTATGTCTGGCAAAATAGTGGGCCGCAACCCCATAAAGATAGGCTATGGGAAAGCAACTCCCACCACACGCCTGTGGGTGGGTGGACTTGGGCCCTGGGTCCCCTTAGCTGCCCTGGCAAGAGAGTTTGATCGCTTTGGCACTATAAGGACCATTGACTACAGAAAGGGGGACACATGGGCCTACATTCAGTATGAAAGTTTGGATGCTGCACAAGcggcatgcacacacatgcgaGGCTTCCCACTGGGAGGTCCAGAGAGAAGACTTAGAGTGGACTTTGCTGACGCTGAGCATCGTTACCAGCAGCAGTTCCTGCAGCCTCTCCCAATACCGCCGTTTGACATGGTGGCTGAGTCATTTGTCCACCGTGCCACACCTGAACCTCTGAGGGTCAGGGAACGGACTCCACCGCCGCTTCACTTCAGGGAAAGAGAGCTCTTTCCTGGAACTGAATGGCCCAACCCTGCTATTCGTGAACGGGTGCGTGCATCACCCTTTGAGCCTCTGGAGCACTTGGAACGTGAGCGGCGGGCACGTGAGCCCTGGTCTTTGGAACGAGAGCTGCAGGGACGAGAGCCTGCACGCAAGCGGCGCGTAATGGAGGATGGACGCCATATAGATCACTCCCCTGATAGCACTGAGAGGACAGTAAGACGTAGGCGTGTCTCTCCGGATGGCAGTCCTGGAGGTAGCAGCAGAGATGGAGGGCGCTTCAGTGACTCAGAGCGCCCTCTGCGGGGTGAGAGGCCCTCTCCAGCGCGAGAACGTCACAGCAGCCTGGAACGAGGTGGGACTGAACGGAGACTCAAAAATCAGAGTCTCTCTGACAAGGGACCCTCAGGCGGCAGCATTTCAGCAATTGGAGAGCGTAAGCGCAAAGCAGGCGATGGTAGCAAAGGGCCGGCCAAGAGAGAACGCTCTGAGAGCAGTTCCAAGGGGGGTCAGCAGTCCAAGCTGGACGGCACCAAACTCAGTTTGGCCTGGCAAGGtatgctgctgctgaagaacaGCAACTTCCCAGCCAACATGCACCTGCTGGAGGGCGACCACAACGTAGCCAGCGACCTGCTTGTTGAGGGCACAACAGGGAGGCAGGTGAGCGAGCTAAAGATCACCCAGCGCCTCCGTCTGGACCAGCCCAAGCTTGACGAGGTCTCCCGGCGCATCAAAGTGGCGGGCCCTGGCGGCTACGCCATCCTGCTGGCAGTTCCTGGGACCACAGAGGATACATCTTCGTCTGACCCTGCAGCCTCAACTCAGCGGCCGCTTCGCAACCTGGTGTCCTACCTCAACCAAAAACAAGCAGCTGGAGTCATCAGCCTGCCTGTGGGAGGGAGCAGAGATAAAGACAACACAGGGGTTCTTCATGCTTTCCCTCCCTGTGATTTCTCCCAGCAGTTCCTAGATTCCTCTGCCAAAGCTCTGGCTAAAAGTGAAGAGGACTATCTGGTCATGATTGTGGTTCGTGGAGCATCTTAAAAAATCAGAACACACTAAGTTCAAgtggtgtttaaaaaaaaaaaaaatctgctgtatGTCAGTAACTATTGCATGCTGTGTGTTCTGCATTATGGGGTACACTAGTATGGTTCTTGAGTGTTTGTATGTTGCCATGTAATCCACTAAAATGACAAACGGTGCCCTCCTACAAAACTAAAAGGGTGTGTTtttttgaaatctttttttaaagagtatATTAATTGCTCACAAAGTCATAAACTGGCAGTAATTCATTCAGAATACTGTGAAACAGTTAAATATGAGGAATACATTTCTGTGTCATgtaagaagagaagagaagagtcatATAGAAGACACCTTTTTTGGTTAATTTACAGGTTTATAATCTTAACTATTCAACTCAATTACAAGGAAAAGAACTAGTAATATTAGAAATGCAAGGAGTGGACACAATAACACCTCCGCTacaattaaacaacaaataatagCCTCATAAATGACTATAGTGTTGAACCCACATCTCCCTGACACAGTGTTAACAAAACCTGAAAATTACAAGCCTATCAAaggtcatttttgtttttgggcTATTATATTGTATTGCATTGCTCAGgtgttgttattgtgtctacCACATATACTGGTATATACACGAGGGGAGTCAGAAGACGCCCTTTTTCAAAGCTTTGAATTACATTGCAATAATATTTCTGCTATAATCACTTTTTGATGAATGGATACAAAGGTGAGCATGACATCTTTGAAGTTAAAGTTTCCTGTAAAGGTGTAGTGAATGATTTGGAACAGCAGTTACAAAGTTAATCTCTTCGGAGAAAGAAACCCCGCATTTTTAAGGTCAAAACACGTTGCACACAACGCTCTATTTACCAAACGTTCACCAAACACCCTGATGATGGCAAGATAGTGTGGTGCGCTGCAGATGAGTTGTGCAGCCTGTTTTAATCTTGATAGACTTGTATTGAAACTCATACTAGCCTGAACCTCACTGTGTGTGCAGtctcaaagttaaaaaacatttcaaaggtCACCATTTGAAAAGTCTCTGGATAACAGCACATACATTTCAGTTATGttgtaaattctgtttttttttttttaaaaaaaatggtgttcaggatcatggtttggatttgAGTGTATCTTTTATCAAAGTGTTTCTCAGTACTGGGACACCAAATTGCAAAACAAGACAATGAACTCAGTGTATGTCCACTGGTAAATCTAAATTGTCCTGTCAACTCTATGTGGAATGCTGAATACTAACAGATGTGAGATTTTTTTGCCCAGGGAACATCCCATAACACAATACGCATAGCATAGTAAAGCAGATACtaacatgtttttcatattttttacttCACATCTTATTTTGTGCATCCCTACCTTTTTAGAAATGGTTGTGTAATGTGATCTATGAAAAACTACAGTAGTAATGGATAAAAAGCTTAGAGAAGTTTGCGTTGATATTTGAcagtctgtttctttttttttcttttttttttgctctgaaaaCCAGTAGGTCATGAAagaatactaataataattcagtaaaaacagaaaacctgCTATTTGTTCAGTAAGTAGGTCtgtgtcattttaaagttttaaaaataccTTAACAGTTAAtgtttgaatttaaattttaGGTCTAAATTTGACAATATTGTTACTCATGCCTGCCAACATGTTCCCAAGGCCTACTTACTGAATTTTGTTGATGCCATTGTATGTTTGTCATGCAATAGTAACCCACCCTGAATTATTATTTGCTAAGTTTGGTTTAATATGTATTGGAAAGCATTAATATGTGGGGAAATTGTTATACATGTGAACATCACACCCACTGCAACGTTGGACTCCTGAGGAGACGAGCGCAGAGCTCAAACACTCTGCAGAGAAGGCAACCTAGTGTTTGTGAGTCCTCACTGATGAGGCAGCTTTTAAGTTGTGTAGCCCATCTGCACCTGTGATGACTTctgttttaaatggaaaaattgaGCAATGTACACTTTGATGTCATGGGAAAGGAAAATCCATAGAGCCCATGCGAAGCTGTTCACATACCTGCAAGTGCGTTTGGGCACTTAATGTGACCGATTATCAATAAATTGTTCATTTGAAGGGAAACATGTTTCTTCGATGGAAGTGAATTGAAGAAACGAGCTGCCAATGCCTTATTGTGTTTCGAAGGAGTTGTCACTTCACTTGAAATTTTGTTTCTGCACACGAAAAGGGAGACAATTTGCAGTTTGTTAGCACCAGTGAAGAGAGACCCCCGTTTTCGTGTGAGGATCGCTGTTTGCATACAGGCCTGTTCTGACCTCCTAAGTTGCCCATCATAAAATTATCCCCTCCCCATGATCCCCTGTTCATACCCTCAACTGTTCCTGTTGGCATGTGATCACCTGAGCAGCATCGAGGAGCCTCCGCTGCCTCTTGTTTGCAGCCAGTTTGCAGTGTGAAACACAGGGGCAGATGCAGACAGCGGTGCAGTTCGGGAGGCGAGGGCCGGAGCAAACAACAGCACGTGCCAGTATCCTGTTGTCTTCTCCTGGTCATTACTCGAAAGCTTTCATGTGCATTGTTCCTGGTTCTGAATAGGAGCTGAGGGAATCTCATCACCGGCCGTCACACACTCCACTCGGGAGATTGTGGGTGACACCTCTCTGAAATTTCCATAGCATCCACAGTTCAAGCTGTCTCACTGCAGAGGCCAAGCTGAACCACTGGGCTGATTTGTCTTTATCACACTTTGCCCAGttatgatttgatttgacttaaTGTTTGGCTCAGGGAAGAGGATTGGCCCAAACCTCAGCTAGGAATATTGTTTCCCCCCGTCTTTGTGTTTTGCGTCGGTGTGTTCTCCTCTGATTGAACCCTCTCCGAGGAGACGAGTGAAGACGTGTGTTTGCTGTGCTGAAGCTGTGTTCAACCATCATCTGAGGTCTGCTGCAGCATGGAAATGAAATATGAACAGGCCAAATTGTTTACCCCTTTTTGACACCGCTGGAAGGAATCCACACCGCggacccctcccctcccccaaaTTCTTCTAGGAGACCTGTTTATTTTGCCAACAGCCTTTCATAAATTTAAGGCCACTTAATGCAGGAAAgatatttttccatttcctaTTACCATCCATCTTAGTCATATTAGCGTGAAAAGAAATGCTGTGTTCTGTGCTGAGAAGGACCCCTTACTTCACTAGAGAAACATTGCCATCTTGAGGACCACGGAGCGCAGTCGACTACCAGACACATCACACTCATGCACACCAGACACCCGGAACAGAACTGGTATCGCCGCACAACTGCTGTATAGAAACGCCACAGCGGTGAGTAAGGAGAGCAAGTGCTACCTGCCAGGTCTGTATCGGTGGCTTAGGTAGCAGTGGTAAGTATAAAGTGTCAACACCATGTGTTTTACAATAACAAATGCAGAATGGCACACTCTAGTTTTCAGCCAAAGTCATTACCAAGGTTATTTCCACTGATGGCAATTTGCATAAATCCCAAACCCCAATGTAAGATAATTATTTACAGCCCACAAAAGTGCTTCTTTGATCTCcagaacaaaaaatataatctgACTCCAATAGTGAACATTCTCACACtgaaattttatatatatatatttgttaataGGCTTATGTAGAGGCTTTTGTTAAAATTAGGCACATGTTCACATATGCTGTGAAAATGCTGTTATGTAAAAGGCTGAAGTGTTTAAAGAAGACTAAAGATTAACATTAGGTGAGTTTTCACAGTAAGGCCACTGCAGCTGGTGAACTTCCTGGTCCAATCAGATACATTTAACAACATACTGCACATTTGGTCGTTTTTGCAGCCTCTCTAGAGATGTAaattctttttaattaaaattatgtCACTGATGGTAAGAATAGCTAGAAACTACAGGCAAGGTTAATATGACGCGGTCTGTAAGAAAACTGGTATCAGTTAGAAAGGCCTGATTGTTTCATGACTGACAGCTTCAAGTCACTGTTCTTTTCTAAGCCTCAAATTCATTTATACTGAACACTGTCAGTAAGCCATTTTTAATTCATAGATGATTAATCCTACTAAAAGAAACCCTTCTTAGATTATTTTTAGTTAAAGCCTCGagcattattatcattatgccAAGTGACATCATCCAGggaaatgtaatttaaagggaaatataataacataataaaaggCTCCTGGTTCAAAATTGTGTTTCGCATTAGATGATGTTGGTGACGGGCTACAGATGATAACGTCCAGTTaattaaatgtgaatgtgtgatttAAAGAAGGCCTTGTTGTAGACTGTAAATCCATCACATGCCACTAATTAGCAACCAAACGTAGCCTGTGAAAACAGCGAATCACTGGCCAAGACTTCACTGTTTAATCTGGCAGCCAGCACCTCACTGACAGCAGTGTGCTTTTTACTCTGCTCCCAGTGTCTTCAAACTGTATGAGCAGCTACTTGTGCTTTTAGTCACAGTTGACGTTAATCTAAAGCAGAGAGACATGAAAACTCATCAATTTATCAATGAGGCCTGACTCATCAAACACTACTGGAGCAGCCATGTGACGCTTGGTTACATCAGAGATTCCCAttttaaggggaaaaaaggTACATAGAAAGAAATTTAAAGGATTATTTTAGTCCTCGATTTACAAGCTACATTCTGTGTGTAGGTTCAATTTTATCTTGATACACTGCGTCAAGGAAATAGGCTTACTTTCAACTTtcttaaaataatgaattttaaaatgtaacaaatttgAAAGGTTACTTTCACTTACTGTGAAATCAATTTACCAAATTCAGTAGAAACTAAAACAATACATGACGTTCATTACTAAAATATTTTCACTCCAGTCACCAGTCTTTCAAACAAAAACCGTTACCTATAATCATTTATAAACGTGCTGTATTATAATTTTGTGCCATCATTATTAGTAAGACAAATAGTTATCTGCCTCTGGTGTACAATACGGCATCATACAACCTCAGGTCATCACACATCTTGTGTCATAATATATTTTCTAAGACCATAGACCAACGGTAAGCTATTAAATGTGTCCATTAGAATTTCACACTTGAATTCGTGCTGATTTCAGTGCGGCTCACTGTAGTATAAACCAGTCACTTGGATATAGTTTTAACACTTCAGCATTTTCACTTCTAGTTGCACTTACAGGATTTTATTCTGCTCACACATTCAAAGCCTTCAACACTGTTACCTGCTGTCaagattaaaacatgtttatgtttccTTTACAGAGATCCGCTGGACAGCAGCTGGTGCATCAGTTTGTTTCCAGGACAATAGATATGCCATCAGGTGTCGTCTGCTGTAAGTAACCTGTTTGCTTTGATCAACAGTCCATTGACAATCTGTAATTGAACACATTAAATGTGAGCAACATTTGTTGTGTCTAAACctccaaaacaaaaatgaatgtaataatacggatgaatcattttgtttattcacATCAGTATTTCTAAATGAcgtgtaaataaaatatgttaaaaataatgcaacttgtgagtgttttgtttttttcggTGCAGGTATTGCTCTGAATCACACAAGAACAGACTGAGTCACACGTCAGTTTATTACAGCTGACTGCGCACTGTTACAAGGCTTAAAAATGAACTCTAAGGTCTTGGAACAAGATATCTATGATTGGTTAAGCATATTTTCTAAACTCGATCAGTTAACAAATCCATGAGCCAGAGTAGTGACAAAACAGTGCTTCACCCATAAATGCATTTGCTTCAACAAAACTATAAGATCCGACGCCATCAAACAGAACTTATCAGAGGAGTTTGAGACTTGACCAAAAGGGACATAAAAATTTGTTCAATACATCGCTTAAACATACAACCCCTTCAAATATCCAAATTACtaacaagtaaaataaaatcCCAACCAAAATCTACTTTTAAAGCATCAAATACTTTTCATAAAAGATTTATGGtacaaaatattaagtggcCCTCAGTCACAGAAGCAAACTGGTGGTGAATGCAACTCGTGAGCCAAAAGAGCTTTTGTGCATGACTGTCATTATTGAAACAATACAAAGAGCCTTGCTCAGTATTGTGAAAGTGAGTTGAGGGGGAATAATTTGGTACTAATTGAGACAGCATTCTTTGAGTAGAAACTTCCTCTGCCACAAGAGGGCAGCGCAACAAAACACATGTCCTTCACTGGATGTTGGGCTGTCCTCAATGGAGACTTGGAGATGACTGTGTGTAACGGGTGGTCATAGTGGTTTAAGTTATATACATTGTCCAAACTAGTAATAAGCTTCAAGTTGTAGGTAGGTTTCTAATGTGTCTTTGGCTGACATCACAGGAAGTTAGTATAAGATACAATACAGTACCTTGTAAGGCAAACAGCggtgaaaaacaagaaatacacTGACAACACAACTTCTACTGCATAAAAAATAAGATTCAACAAGCAATAAGACTctcatatataaacacaatgtAATCTAAGTTGCATTGCCACTAATCGGCTGCCTGCAGGCACTGTAAAGGCTGGGCAACAGTTTTCTACCAGTCCAGTTGGGGCACCGTTCAATGGGTGTTCATTTATATGAGCAACATCAGCAAAACATCTTTGTAACACAGTTGGTCAGAGAGTTACAGACATAAGGTTGACAATATGCACTtaatcacacacaaatattcacaCCGTTCAGCGgagctcttcagctgctaatgTGATCAAAATATTTCGGAAACGTACTTAAACCTCAACCCAACAGGCTTTTTCTTTCAGGAGCTGGTATCTTTGCTGCAGTCAAAGTGTGTGCAAGTGAGCcgtaaatcaaatgaaaatctCTGTGCACTTGCATAGAACAGCCCAGGTGTGATGAACTTGGCATGACAAGATCATTGGCATGTTAAACTATTTAAATGTTACTGAACCATAAAAGGAGAACGGCAGTTTCTGGTGTGTTGTAGTATTAAAAAAAGGTCAATTTGATATcaagttttaattaaaaaagaaaagaaaaattagaagaaactgaagaaaattaaACTGTGCACTATTATGCTCAAAATTGCAGGtgcaaacactgtaaacaggTCAAAATGTGAATTTGCATGTCAAATATTGTGGGAGTTGCagtttaaaggacaagttcacaggTTCAAAggttttaagtctgtcttaaaacaacaggtTGAACAGGAACATTTcaataggtttttcttgccataatcgttcctcctgttcatactggacattaGAAGATCAATTTGTTACAATGGGAGTgacgggggacaaaatccacaagcctctgtctgtatctgaagctaatatgaagtccatataaagtccctctttttgttactttacttccacctgcagctcaacggggaaacactgtttgaggaaacacaaacagggaatttgatgctaaaaagactgtaaatgtggcagatatccacttgatatgactaactcagactgctgaagcctcatataagcttcagatcaacttataaatgcagttttgcacaaaatgactgtgtggacactggattttggcccccatcacttacattgaaagcacatttgaagaggatctttaaacagccagtatgaacagaaggaatgattacagcgaggaaaacctgtttcacctcactgttgttttaagacagacttaaaaaactgtgaacctgtcctctAAGTTAAAGGATTTCAAGTGTCAGTTGAAAATGAAGCACTGAAATAGTTTGAATCGTCAGTTTAGTGTGTAATGGATGAAAGCAGTTGAACAGTCAGGTGAAGTGTAAGAGAAGAAAGCAGCTGGAATGTCCGTTGAAAATTCAACTGAAGTGGAAATGTTGGAGACAGTTCAAGTAAGCAGCTGAAGTATCAGTTGGCATGTAAGCACTGAGACTGAAAGTAGATACACTGTCAGATGTCTCTGCCAGTTGACAAGTATAAGATTTAAAAAGGGTTACTTATCAGTGTCAAAGTTCACTGGGTCAATCTATGTGCAGGCGCTGAAAACAGCTTCAATTTCAGTTGAAGTACACGATATTTCCCACTGCCCTTGAATGTTCTGGTGGCAGAAGTCAACGTGGTCACCAGCACAATACACCCATTATAAattttgaaaagcttttaaaaaaaaaaagcataaaaccTGCAGTTGCAGAAAAAATATGAGAGGTTTGAAGAGGCGGAATTAATGCGACAAGGTACAGAGGGTGGGGAAGGTCTGAAGTTTAAATGAAGTATCTAGATATGAAGAAGAAGCTGAAAATGTTCCACTCATAGATGAACATTCATTTTCATGGGACAAAAAAGTTGaatgcttttaaaatgataaaaagatgTCTTACATAAGCTACATATATTGAGGTTTGATTCATGTGTCTATGTGAAAGTATGTTGAAGTAGTTGAGGGATGTAAAAACGTCCAGAATAttaataaagatataaatacGAGAATATCAGTGTGCATCGCTGAAATAGAGCACACCTAAATGCTACTAAAACATGCCATACATTCTACCCCTGTGCCTACAATAATGCTGCCAGGACAagagatacatttttttttctctgtttaactACTGAAgcagttattgttttttttggcttcatagAGCAGATTACATATTGTGTCATAGAAGCGGTCTACGATTAAGTGGTTGCTCAGTATCTTACCTATCTGGCAGTAAAAGGTCAGAGGAAATGTCATGCAGCATAATCACAACTTGGCCCAAAGTGCATATGTGTGAGTACAGGTTTACTGATAACAGGTAAAGGCTTCCAAAGAGATCAGGTGAAAAATATTTCCTCGAGGATATGTGCTTCCAATAAAGtcatcacagaaaaaaactagTTGAAGACAGGATTTCAAGCTCAGTTGCATAGCTTGTTTCCAGCAATATTatgtgcaaagaaaagaaaacaggattAGATTATGTTCTAATAAGTTATGGTTGCAAAGCTGCTGATATTAAAATGTGCTGGCTGTTGTACGTAAAGTGTTATCTTCGGTTTTGATGCTTGTACCTCTGATCAGAACAAGAACAGGGGATAAAATATTTTGCAGAACACTAAAATTTTGGCTTTCAAATGTTCAACATATTAATCTATTCACCAACGTCCCGACTACTGTATGTTCTTGGACATCATGTTACTGTGGTCATAAACGTCTTTTCCTCGGCCCGTGTTACACTCCTGCAGAAATGAAGGGTCACTTAGGTCCCGACTTGAAGTTGGAGTCACGTTCAGGCCCGAGGTATGCAGGCCCACTGCAAGTCATGAGCATGCTGGTTCAAGATCGAAGGCCTTCCCTGGGTTTTCATTCATCTACACAGCGCCGTTCTGCAGGCGGTCGGGGGTGAAGCAGCCGTTGGTCTTGCAGCTGCTTTCTGCTCTCTTGGCCTGGGTCTGTTTCCTCCTTCCCTTCCAGCGCTGAGCCAGCGGCTCCATGaacagggagagggaggagagcagaTAGCAGAGGCCAGCCAGGTAGAAAGAACAGTCGTAAGTCTGAGTGTAGTCGTACAGGAACCctacaagacaacaacaacacag is a genomic window of Thunnus maccoyii chromosome 4, fThuMac1.1, whole genome shotgun sequence containing:
- the rbm15 gene encoding RNA-binding protein 15 — protein: MKGKERSPIKKRSRALDDIRDRGGCHPTSKKMGALSVSSGSNNGNSSTKSDGGSTRRSLLGEKRDRDFDGHSRTGNNHSCQSAAASSVGKNHNLSLTLDLAAPRSTSRGEQQRVQPPSTESEYKTLKISDLGTQLSDEDIEDGLFHEFKKFGDVSVKISRSNDERIAFVNFRKPEDARAAKHARGRLVLYDRPLKIETVYINRRRSRSPVERDVYGAAQSHRHLQRPLSPTGLGYRDYRLQQLALGRLPPPPPPPLPRELERDREFALFEARARPAFIAERAAFREEDFISPEDDQRANRTLFLGNLDITVTEADLRRAFDRFGVITEVDIKRPTRGQTSTYGFLKFENLDMAHRAKLSMSGKIVGRNPIKIGYGKATPTTRLWVGGLGPWVPLAALAREFDRFGTIRTIDYRKGDTWAYIQYESLDAAQAACTHMRGFPLGGPERRLRVDFADAEHRYQQQFLQPLPIPPFDMVAESFVHRATPEPLRVRERTPPPLHFRERELFPGTEWPNPAIRERVRASPFEPLEHLERERRAREPWSLERELQGREPARKRRVMEDGRHIDHSPDSTERTVRRRRVSPDGSPGGSSRDGGRFSDSERPLRGERPSPARERHSSLERGGTERRLKNQSLSDKGPSGGSISAIGERKRKAGDGSKGPAKRERSESSSKGGQQSKLDGTKLSLAWQGMLLLKNSNFPANMHLLEGDHNVASDLLVEGTTGRQVSELKITQRLRLDQPKLDEVSRRIKVAGPGGYAILLAVPGTTEDTSSSDPAASTQRPLRNLVSYLNQKQAAGVISLPVGGSRDKDNTGVLHAFPPCDFSQQFLDSSAKALAKSEEDYLVMIVVRGAS